TTACACCATATTCGTTCATTGTGTTAGTTGTTGATTTCCCTATGCTTACAACTCTTAAATTTTTGATTTTAATACCGTGATTTTTTAGTGTTTCTGCAAAATTAGAAAAACATGACGAACTTGTGAAAATAATCAGATCATATTCATCATATTTAATCTTTTTTATAATTTCCAGATCTACAGTTTTTGGGTTAGAATTTTCGTAGCAATCTATTCTTGTTGTAATAGCATAGTTTTTAAGAGTTTCTTCAATTAAATCTCCCGCTAAATTTCCAAGTAATAAAAGTACGTTAGAATTTTTTTCAATAATATTTTCTTTTAATTCAGTCGAAAAAATTTCTGCAAGATTACTTTCACTTATATAACTAGGCTTAATTCCATTTTTGATAAATTCGTTTGCAGTTTTTTTTCCAATAACTGCGGT
The window above is part of the Bacteroidia bacterium genome. Proteins encoded here:
- a CDS encoding uroporphyrinogen-III synthase — its product is MCDLHNKILISTQPTESFPEFEKALNNSGAIILNFPMISVTEAEITEQEKNTILNIYKFNWLIFTSKNGVQFFLKKHFDLTGKKELPKNLKTAVIGKKTANEFIKNGIKPSYISESNLAEIFSTELKENIIEKNSNVLLLLGNLAGDLIEETLKNYAITTRIDCYENSNPKTVDLEIIKKIKYDEYDLIIFTSSSCFSNFAETLKNHGIKIKNLRVVSIGKSTTNTMNEYGVKPVITAKQSNIEGIVQEIKTYYKPKS